In the genome of Triticum urartu cultivar G1812 chromosome 5, Tu2.1, whole genome shotgun sequence, one region contains:
- the LOC125509889 gene encoding ribulose-phosphate 3-epimerase, cytoplasmic isoform, giving the protein MAAAAKIAPSMLSSDFANLASEAERMVHLGADWLHMDVMDGHFVPNLTIGAPVIESLRKHTKAYLDCHLMVTNPSDYVEAFGKAGASGFTFHIEVARDNWKELTQSIKAKGMRPGVSLKPGTPVEDVFPLVEAETPVELVLVMTVEPGFGGQKFMPEMMDKVRTLRKKYPSLDIEVDGGLGPSTIDAAASAGANCIVAGSSVFGAADPGEVISALRKSVEASQIKS; this is encoded by the exons atggcggcggcggcgaagatAGCGCCGTCCATGCTCTCGTCGGACTTCGCCAACCTCGCCTCGGAGGCCGAGCGCATGGTCCACCTCGGCGCCGACTGGCTCCACATGGACGTCATG GATGG GCACTTCGTTCCTAATTTAACTATTGGAGCTCCAGTGATTGAGAGCTTGAGGAAGCACACAAA GGCATATTTGGACTGCCATCTCATGGTCACAAATCCTTCCGATTATGTAGAGGCATTTGGAAAAGCTGGTGCCTCAGGATTCACATTCCATATAGAAGTAGCGAGGG ATAACTGGAAAGAGCTCACCCAAAGCATTAAAGCAAAGGGCATGCGGCCTGGTGTATCATTGAAGCCTGGTACTCCTGTGGAGGATGTTTTCCCCCTG GTGGAAGCAGAAACCCCTGTAGAGTTGGTTCTCGTGATGACGGTCGAGCCTGGCTTTGGTGGCCAGAAGTTCATGCCGGAGATGATGGATAAG GTACGTACGCTGAGGAAGAAGTACCCGTCCCTCGACATTGAG GTGGACGGTGGCCTGGGTCCTTCCACCATCGACGCCGCGGCGTCGGCCGGCGCCAACTGCATCGTCGCCGGGAGCTCCGTGTTCGGCGCGGCCGACCCCGGAGAGGTCATCTCGGCGCTGCGCAAGAGCGTGGAGGCGTCGCAGATCAAGAGCTGA